One Eptesicus fuscus isolate TK198812 chromosome 13, DD_ASM_mEF_20220401, whole genome shotgun sequence genomic window, AAATATCCAATAAAGTTAGTGCAGAATGAGAATAACCAAGATTAATAATGAAGAATCCTCATCTCAATGAAGtgtttaccagagggaaaggagatttGGAGGTGGTAAAAGTTAAAAAGGGTCAAATacatgatgatggaaggagattttGAGTGGTGGGAACACATGCCAATATCCAGATAATGTATCCTAGAGGTGTACACTTGAAACTCATATAATCTTATCAACCATTgtcatttcaataaatttaactaaaaaataaaaagaattaccataaaaataaacaaagaaaataaataatttttaaaaatcttaatcttCGAATCACTCCTGTTTAAATACGGTCATAGATATTTTTCAGAATGGTAAccttgaatattttttctcttactaaAGAATGTTCCAGAATCTCAAAGCCTCCAACATCTCTAAGATCCAGATCTCTGAATTTATTCTGATGGGATTCCCAGGCATTCACAGCTGGCAACACTGGCTCTCCCTGCCATTGGCTCTGCTCTACCTCTTAGCCCTCAGTGCCAACAACCTTATCCTGATCATCATCTATCAAGAGACAACACTGCACCAGCCTATGTACCATTTCCTGGGCATCCTGGCTGTGGTAGACATGGGCCTTGCCACCACTATCATGCCCAAGATATTGGCCATCTTATGGTTCAATGCTAAAGCCATCAGTCTCCCTGAGTGCTTCCTGCAGATGTATGCCATACATTGTTTTGTGGGCATGGAGTCCGGTATCTTTGTATGCATGgctatagatagatatgtagctATTTGTCGACCACTACGCTACTCATCAATAATTACTGAATCTTTTGTGGTCAAAGCAACTGTGTTCATGGCACTCAGAAACTCCATAACTACCATCCCAGTGCCTGTATTGGCTGCTCAGAGGCACTACTGCTCCCAGAACCAAATAGAACACTTTCTGTGTTCTAATCTCGGTGTCACTAGTCTATCCTGTGATGACAGAACCATCAACAGCATTTACCAGCTTCTTTTGGCCTGGACGCTCATGGGAAGTGACCTGGGTTTGATTATTTTATCATATGCTTTGATACTTCACTCTGTGCTGAAGCTGAATTCAGCAGAAGCTGCGTCCAAAGCCCTAAGTACCTGCACGTCCCACCTCATTCTGATCCTATTCTTCTATACAGTTGTCATTGTTATGTCCATCACCTATGGTGCTGCAATGTCAGTTCCCATCATTCCAGTGCTACTCAATGTACTGCACAGTGTCATTCCTCCTGCCCTCAATCCCATGGTGTATGCTCTCAAGAACAAGGACCTAAGGCAGGGTTTATATAAGGTTCTTAAAGTACACATCAAGAACAACTAATGCATAGAGGatgcttctttttctcatttctccagATATATACTCAATGTAATATCTAGGAAGTGCTTAATGGCAGAAGAACTTAAGAAAAGTGGTACTGTTTCAGCTTTCAGTTATTATAATGTATCagtggcaaaaactaaaacataaaGTGGGCCCTGGCCAAtcttctcaatggttagagcatcagacagtgcagttttcctccagcactggGGACCAAGGCTTTGGCTCTGGCCACgaccttccgccttctttcagggtcggggcttggacgccagcggcagcagcagcgtggGGCGGGCGCTGCCAGGCCCCGTGCCGCCATCCGCAATCGGGGCGC contains:
- the LOC129151308 gene encoding putative olfactory receptor 56B2, with protein sequence MLTMLQNLKASNISKIQISEFILMGFPGIHSWQHWLSLPLALLYLLALSANNLILIIIYQETTLHQPMYHFLGILAVVDMGLATTIMPKILAILWFNAKAISLPECFLQMYAIHCFVGMESGIFVCMAIDRYVAICRPLRYSSIITESFVVKATVFMALRNSITTIPVPVLAAQRHYCSQNQIEHFLCSNLGVTSLSCDDRTINSIYQLLLAWTLMGSDLGLIILSYALILHSVLKLNSAEAASKALSTCTSHLILILFFYTVVIVMSITYGAAMSVPIIPVLLNVLHSVIPPALNPMVYALKNKDLRQGLYKVLKVHIKNN